In Roseomonas fluvialis, one genomic interval encodes:
- a CDS encoding aldo/keto reductase, which translates to MQMRALGRSGLSVPPVVFGGNVFGWTADQAMSFRLLDACVERGLVAIDTADVYSTWVAGHAGGESETIIGAWLKARPGVRDKVLILTKCGMEIPGQGKGLSPAWIAAACEASLKRLAIERIDLYQAHRDDEATPLADTLGAFQRLIEAGKVRAIGSSNYTAARLKAALDLSAAHGLPRFESHQPVYNLMDRGIEADLLPLCLAEQVGVITYSALASGFLTGKYRSAADLSKSVRGERAVAKHMTDKGMRVLAAVDAVADRHGITRAAVSLAWQLARPGITAPIASATSPEQLAELAVAGEVALTAADVAALDAAST; encoded by the coding sequence ATGCAGATGCGCGCGCTCGGCCGGTCCGGCCTGTCGGTGCCCCCGGTGGTCTTCGGCGGCAATGTGTTCGGCTGGACGGCCGACCAGGCGATGTCCTTCCGCCTCCTCGATGCCTGCGTGGAGCGCGGCCTGGTCGCTATCGACACGGCGGATGTCTATTCCACCTGGGTCGCGGGCCATGCCGGCGGCGAATCGGAGACGATCATCGGCGCCTGGCTGAAGGCGCGCCCGGGCGTGCGGGACAAGGTCCTGATCCTGACCAAGTGCGGCATGGAGATCCCGGGGCAGGGGAAGGGGCTCTCCCCCGCCTGGATCGCCGCCGCCTGCGAGGCATCGCTGAAGCGCCTCGCGATCGAGCGCATCGACCTGTACCAGGCGCACCGGGACGACGAGGCGACGCCGCTGGCCGACACGCTCGGTGCCTTCCAGCGGCTGATCGAGGCCGGGAAGGTCCGCGCCATCGGGTCGTCCAACTACACCGCCGCGCGGCTGAAGGCGGCGCTCGACCTCAGCGCGGCGCATGGCCTGCCGCGCTTCGAAAGCCACCAGCCCGTCTACAACCTGATGGACCGCGGCATCGAGGCCGACCTGCTGCCGCTGTGCCTCGCCGAACAGGTGGGCGTCATCACCTATTCCGCGCTCGCCTCGGGCTTCTTGACCGGCAAGTACCGTTCGGCGGCGGATCTTTCGAAGTCGGTGCGCGGGGAGCGCGCCGTGGCGAAGCACATGACCGACAAGGGAATGCGCGTGCTGGCGGCGGTGGATGCGGTGGCGGACCGGCACGGCATCACCCGTGCGGCGGTCTCACTGGCCTGGCAATTGGCGCGCCCGGGCATCACCGCGCCGATCGCGAGTGCGACCAGCCCCGAGCAACTGGCGGAACTGGCCGTGGCGGGGGAGGTGGCGTTGACCGCCGCCGACGTGGCGGCGCTGGACGCCGCCAGCACGTGA
- a CDS encoding EipB family protein: MRLSLVTALVALLVAPLAQAQAPATPVPAGQQIEARHLAAHRAAYRLTLAQAREPGNIARAEGAMAYELIDACDGWATRQRFSLTLTDRDGTELETASDYSTYESKDGRRLRFTLTQMTQGAVTTRIAGEAEIMADGTGVVRYTEPAAREERLPPGTMLPNHHTILTLNAARNGQRLVVGPLMDGTSEDGAQDTTTVLSAWDAPREVADFPALSPLGSVRMRIAFFDRDAQSQGGGATTPSYEVSLRYWENGIADQLLMDFREFVVEGRMVKLEPVPGGC; this comes from the coding sequence ATGCGGCTGAGCCTTGTCACTGCCCTTGTCGCGCTTCTCGTGGCCCCGTTGGCGCAGGCGCAGGCGCCTGCCACCCCGGTTCCCGCCGGCCAGCAGATCGAGGCGCGCCACCTGGCGGCGCATCGCGCGGCCTATCGCCTCACGCTCGCGCAGGCGCGCGAACCGGGCAATATCGCCCGCGCCGAGGGCGCGATGGCCTACGAGCTCATCGACGCCTGCGACGGCTGGGCGACGCGCCAGCGATTCTCCCTCACGCTGACCGACCGCGACGGGACCGAGCTCGAGACCGCGTCGGACTACTCGACCTATGAGAGCAAGGACGGGCGCCGCCTGCGTTTCACGCTCACGCAGATGACGCAGGGCGCTGTCACCACCCGTATCGCCGGCGAGGCCGAGATCATGGCCGATGGCACCGGCGTGGTGCGCTACACCGAACCCGCCGCGCGCGAGGAGCGCCTTCCGCCGGGCACCATGCTGCCCAACCACCACACCATCCTGACGCTGAACGCCGCGCGCAACGGCCAGCGCCTGGTGGTCGGCCCGTTGATGGACGGCACGTCGGAGGATGGCGCGCAGGATACCACGACGGTGCTCTCGGCCTGGGACGCGCCGCGCGAGGTGGCGGACTTCCCGGCGCTATCCCCGCTCGGCTCCGTGCGCATGCGCATCGCCTTCTTCGACCGCGACGCGCAGAGCCAGGGCGGTGGTGCGACCACGCCATCCTACGAGGTCTCCCTGCGCTACTGGGAGAACGGCATCGCCGACCAGCTGCTGATGGACTTCCGCGAGTTCGTGGTGGAGGGCCGGATGGTGAAGCTCGAACCCGTGCCCGGCGGGTGCTGA
- a CDS encoding MlaE family ABC transporter permease: MDLVLNPVAAVGRGVIAACRTIGEVAIFAVVAVSHLLRPPFFGRLFLRHLAEIAYFSLPVVALTAVFTGMVLALQSYTGFARFNAEGAVANVVVLSITRELGPVLAGLMVAGRIGAAFAAEIGTMRVTDQIDALTTLSTDPMKYLVTPRLLAGVLALPFLVVVADILGVMGGWLIGTTKLGFGSAGYLRATLDFLQVMDVVSGLVKAAVFGFVITLMGCWCGYNSRGGAQGVGAATTTAVVSSSILILALDYILTELFFAT; this comes from the coding sequence TTGGACCTGGTGTTGAACCCCGTCGCCGCGGTCGGGCGTGGCGTGATCGCCGCCTGCCGGACCATCGGCGAGGTCGCGATCTTTGCCGTCGTCGCCGTCAGCCATCTGCTGCGCCCGCCCTTCTTCGGGCGGCTGTTCCTGCGCCACCTGGCCGAGATCGCGTACTTCTCCCTGCCCGTGGTGGCGCTGACCGCGGTGTTCACCGGCATGGTGCTGGCCCTGCAATCCTATACCGGTTTCGCGCGCTTCAATGCCGAAGGCGCGGTCGCGAACGTGGTGGTGCTGTCGATCACGCGCGAACTTGGGCCCGTTCTGGCCGGGCTGATGGTGGCCGGGCGGATCGGCGCCGCCTTCGCCGCCGAGATCGGCACCATGCGCGTGACCGACCAGATCGACGCGCTGACCACGCTGTCCACCGACCCGATGAAGTACCTGGTCACGCCGCGGCTGCTGGCGGGCGTGCTGGCGCTGCCCTTCCTGGTGGTGGTGGCGGATATCCTGGGTGTGATGGGCGGCTGGCTGATCGGCACCACGAAGCTCGGCTTCGGCTCCGCCGGCTACCTGCGCGCCACGCTCGATTTCCTGCAGGTGATGGATGTCGTCTCGGGCCTCGTGAAGGCCGCCGTCTTCGGGTTCGTGATCACGCTGATGGGCTGCTGGTGCGGCTACAATTCGCGCGGCGGCGCGCAGGGCGTGGGCGCCGCGACGACCACGGCGGTGGTGTCGTCCTCGATCCTGATCCTCGCACTCGACTACATCCTGACCGAGCTGTTCTTCGCCACATGA
- a CDS encoding SMP-30/gluconolactonase/LRE family protein produces MMRRRDILAASAALAAGPAAAQGLAVEPLARFPSGTFLENLVVRPDGSVLFTNYFARRVEAWSPAGAGPWAEVPLHPVSLALLDGGAVALAGHGAVFTQGPAALRGTGAVLLLDGQGRVQRRLPLPEAIFPNGLLVLAPGLLLLADSALGRVWAVPLDGAPPRVWLDDPALAGDPARPALPGVNGIKRSADGQALLLSNSATRMLLRVGLDGAGMPAGAPAPMARFPGIDDFWVMPDGTIWAATHGGAIARLRPGATEAEGFPAPGLEGNTALVAVPRAPAAYVLGTGGLAEGGRGEAMLARVTLPG; encoded by the coding sequence ATGATGCGTCGGCGTGACATCCTGGCGGCATCGGCCGCCCTCGCGGCCGGCCCGGCCGCGGCGCAGGGCCTGGCGGTCGAACCGCTCGCCCGCTTCCCCAGCGGCACATTCCTCGAGAACCTGGTGGTGCGGCCGGACGGGTCGGTGCTGTTCACCAACTACTTCGCCCGGCGGGTCGAGGCCTGGTCGCCGGCCGGCGCCGGCCCCTGGGCGGAGGTGCCGCTGCACCCGGTCAGCCTGGCGTTGCTCGATGGCGGCGCGGTTGCGCTGGCCGGGCATGGCGCGGTCTTCACCCAGGGCCCGGCGGCGCTGCGCGGCACCGGCGCCGTGCTGCTGCTGGACGGCCAGGGCCGGGTGCAACGCCGCCTGCCGCTGCCCGAGGCGATCTTCCCCAACGGCCTGCTGGTCCTGGCGCCGGGCCTGCTTCTGCTGGCCGATTCGGCGCTGGGGCGCGTCTGGGCGGTGCCGCTGGACGGTGCCCCGCCGCGGGTCTGGCTGGACGACCCGGCCCTGGCCGGGGACCCGGCGCGCCCGGCCCTGCCGGGCGTGAACGGCATCAAGCGCAGCGCCGACGGGCAGGCCTTGCTGCTGTCCAATTCCGCCACGCGGATGCTGCTGCGCGTCGGCCTTGATGGGGCCGGGATGCCGGCCGGCGCGCCCGCGCCGATGGCGCGCTTTCCCGGCATCGACGATTTCTGGGTCATGCCGGACGGCACCATCTGGGCGGCGACGCATGGCGGTGCGATCGCGCGGCTGCGCCCCGGCGCGACCGAGGCCGAGGGGTTTCCGGCGCCAGGGCTGGAGGGCAATACCGCGCTGGTCGCGGTGCCGAGGGCGCCGGCCGCGTATGTGCTGGGCACGGGCGGCCTGGCCGAAGGCGGGCGGGGCGAGGCGATGCTGGCCCGGGTGACCCTGCCCGGCTGA
- a CDS encoding ABC transporter ATP-binding protein: MSTPKIRLRGLSKAFGEKRVLDGVDLDIRAGHGMVILGGSGSGKSVTIKCILGLITPDAGTIEVDGRDLLAMPRRDRAALNDRIGMLFQNGALFDSLPVWENVCFKLLAQKRITRAAARDKAAEVLAQVGLAASVGDLSPAELSGGMQKRVGLARAIAAEPDIIFFDEPTTGLDPIMGAVIDGLIVDVVKRLGATAVSITHDMASARRIGDDAAMLHKGRIVWTGQASALGETGNAMVDQFARGDRDGPIQMELRR, from the coding sequence ATGAGCACGCCGAAGATCCGCCTGCGCGGCCTGTCCAAGGCCTTCGGCGAGAAGCGTGTGCTGGATGGCGTGGACCTCGATATCCGCGCCGGGCACGGCATGGTGATCCTGGGCGGGTCGGGGTCGGGCAAGTCGGTCACCATCAAGTGCATCCTGGGCCTGATCACGCCCGATGCCGGCACGATCGAGGTCGATGGCCGCGACCTGCTCGCCATGCCGCGACGTGATCGCGCGGCGCTCAACGACCGCATCGGCATGCTGTTCCAGAACGGCGCGTTGTTCGATAGCCTGCCTGTCTGGGAGAACGTGTGCTTCAAGCTGCTGGCGCAGAAGCGCATCACCCGCGCTGCCGCCCGCGACAAGGCGGCCGAGGTGCTCGCCCAGGTCGGCCTCGCGGCATCCGTCGGCGACCTCTCGCCGGCGGAACTCTCGGGCGGGATGCAGAAGCGCGTGGGTCTCGCTCGCGCCATCGCCGCCGAACCCGACATCATCTTCTTCGACGAACCCACCACCGGCCTCGACCCGATCATGGGCGCGGTGATCGACGGGCTGATCGTGGATGTCGTGAAGCGCCTCGGCGCCACCGCCGTGTCCATCACGCACGACATGGCGAGCGCGCGGCGCATCGGCGACGACGCCGCCATGTTGCACAAGGGCCGCATCGTCTGGACCGGGCAGGCCTCGGCGCTTGGCGAGACCGGCAACGCGATGGTGGACCAGTTCGCGCGCGGCGATCGCGACGGGCCGATCCAGATGGAGTTGCGCCGGTAG
- a CDS encoding amidase gives MTTPVPSLADASRAIAAGTLSPVELTEQALARIAALDPSLHAFIEVTAPRARTAAQAAEAEIKAGRRRGPLHGIPYALKDIYDAAGLRTTCHSRQMLQNMADTDAETTARLEAAGMVLLGKLSTHEFARGGPTDELAFPNAKNPWDVTRFAGGSSSGSGTAVASGMVAMAMGSDTGGSIRLPASYCGIVGLKATYGRISRRGVFPLSFTLDHAGPLARTVEDCALTTQVLAGHDPLDPGSADEPVPDYMAQIDAGIAGLVIGRARAFDIESGVDAETMTALDAACEVLRGLGATIIDVTLPARARTDAVTQAVLLAEGFAIHADWLRRTPELYGRVTRERLMMGAFVSGADYVQAQRLRRVLIAEMDAVFARCDAVLCAGTPSAAPLLSEVDEGPFRKSHPITSTFNATGHPAIALPCGFGANGMPLSLSFAAGSFHEALLFRVAHAYERAAGWWEQRPPLAV, from the coding sequence ATGACCACGCCCGTCCCCTCGCTGGCGGACGCGTCGCGCGCGATTGCCGCCGGTACGCTTTCGCCCGTCGAACTCACCGAACAGGCGCTGGCGCGCATCGCCGCGCTGGACCCGTCGCTGCATGCCTTCATCGAGGTGACCGCGCCGCGGGCGCGTACCGCGGCCCAGGCCGCCGAGGCCGAGATCAAGGCCGGCCGCCGCCGCGGCCCGCTGCATGGCATCCCGTACGCGCTGAAGGACATCTACGACGCCGCCGGGCTGCGCACGACCTGCCATTCGCGCCAGATGCTGCAGAATATGGCCGACACCGACGCCGAGACGACGGCGCGGCTGGAAGCCGCTGGCATGGTGCTGCTCGGCAAGCTCTCCACGCATGAATTCGCCCGTGGCGGACCGACCGACGAACTCGCCTTCCCCAATGCGAAAAATCCCTGGGACGTGACGCGCTTCGCCGGCGGGTCGTCATCCGGTTCGGGCACCGCGGTCGCGTCGGGCATGGTGGCGATGGCGATGGGCAGCGACACCGGCGGGTCGATCCGCCTGCCGGCGTCGTATTGCGGCATCGTCGGGCTGAAGGCGACCTATGGGCGGATCAGCCGGCGCGGGGTGTTCCCGCTCTCCTTCACGCTGGATCACGCGGGCCCGCTCGCGCGCACCGTGGAAGACTGCGCGCTGACCACGCAGGTGCTGGCCGGACACGACCCGCTCGACCCCGGATCAGCCGACGAACCGGTGCCGGACTACATGGCGCAGATCGACGCCGGAATTGCCGGGTTGGTCATCGGTCGCGCGCGCGCCTTCGACATCGAATCAGGCGTGGATGCCGAGACAATGACGGCACTCGATGCCGCCTGCGAGGTGTTGCGCGGCCTCGGTGCCACCATCATCGACGTGACCCTGCCCGCGCGTGCACGCACCGATGCCGTGACCCAGGCGGTGCTGCTGGCCGAAGGCTTCGCCATCCATGCCGACTGGCTGCGCCGCACGCCCGAACTCTATGGCCGCGTCACGCGCGAAAGATTGATGATGGGCGCCTTCGTCTCCGGCGCCGACTACGTCCAGGCGCAGCGCCTGCGACGCGTGCTGATCGCGGAGATGGACGCCGTCTTCGCGCGCTGCGATGCGGTGCTGTGCGCCGGCACGCCCTCCGCCGCGCCGCTGCTCAGCGAGGTGGACGAGGGGCCGTTCCGCAAGTCGCATCCGATCACCTCGACCTTCAACGCAACCGGGCATCCGGCCATCGCGCTACCCTGCGGATTCGGCGCGAACGGCATGCCGCTGTCGCTGTCCTTCGCGGCCGGGTCGTTCCACGAGGCCCTGCTGTTCCGCGTGGCGCATGCCTACGAACGCGCGGCGGGCTGGTGGGAACAGCGGCCGCCGCTCGCCGTGTGA
- a CDS encoding TauD/TfdA dioxygenase family protein, whose product MPLTLKPLHPLFVAEATGIDLRQPIAPDLAAEIHRAMDTYAVLVFPGQALDDEQQMNFGRALGTLEATRGVVDAHKHRLKHQEMNDISNLDTDGSLLAADDRRRMFALGNRLWHSDSSFKPTPAMYSMLHARVIPPEGGETEFADMRAAWDALPERTKAKIKDLTTWHSLIYSRAQLGFDEYTPEEKKAFAPVPQRLVRRHPGSGRTSLYLSAHIGRIDGMPTPEGMAMIRDLTEHATQRDFVHRHHWTQNDLVMWDNRCTLHRARPFEDTTYPRDMRRVTLTDVAPTLEQQAA is encoded by the coding sequence ATGCCGCTCACGCTCAAGCCGCTGCACCCGCTCTTTGTCGCCGAAGCCACGGGCATCGACCTGCGCCAGCCGATCGCGCCGGATCTCGCCGCCGAGATCCACCGCGCCATGGACACCTACGCGGTCCTGGTCTTCCCCGGCCAGGCGCTCGACGACGAACAGCAGATGAACTTCGGCCGCGCGCTCGGCACGCTCGAAGCCACCCGCGGCGTGGTCGACGCCCACAAGCACCGCCTCAAGCACCAGGAGATGAACGACATCTCCAACCTCGACACCGATGGCTCGCTGCTCGCCGCCGATGACCGGCGCCGGATGTTCGCGCTGGGCAACCGGCTCTGGCACTCGGACTCATCCTTCAAGCCGACACCGGCGATGTATTCCATGCTGCACGCCCGCGTGATCCCGCCCGAAGGCGGCGAGACCGAATTCGCCGACATGCGCGCCGCCTGGGACGCCCTGCCCGAGCGCACCAAGGCGAAGATCAAGGACCTCACGACCTGGCACTCGCTGATCTATTCCCGCGCGCAACTCGGCTTCGACGAATACACGCCCGAGGAAAAGAAAGCCTTCGCCCCCGTGCCGCAACGCCTGGTGCGCCGCCACCCCGGATCAGGCCGCACGTCACTGTACCTCTCGGCCCATATCGGCCGCATCGACGGCATGCCCACGCCCGAAGGCATGGCCATGATCCGCGACCTCACGGAACACGCCACCCAACGCGACTTCGTCCACCGCCACCACTGGACCCAGAACGACCTGGTGATGTGGGACAACCGCTGCACCCTGCACCGCGCCCGCCCCTTTGAAGACACCACCTACCCCCGCGACATGCGCCGCGTGACCCTGACGGACGTGGCACCGACGCTGGAACAGCAGGCGGCCTGA
- the rnd gene encoding ribonuclease D codes for MSRRPAAAAEPTPVLITETEALAALCARLRSEAFVTVDTEFMRERTYWPELCLVQLAGETEVAEVDALAPGLDLAPLGELLADPAVVKVFHAARQDVEIFLLKFGAVPTPLFDTQIAAMVAGFGDQVSYDGLCRSLAGVQIDKAHRFSDWSARPLSAAQLAYAAADVTHLRKIYTALDAKLRREGRLAWVAEEMGALADPATYLTDPESAWERLRPRTTNRRFLGVLQAVTAWREREAQRINIPRQRLVKDETLLEIAATTPETAADLARARGISEGFAKGRSGIGLLAAVKAGKELADEALPEAPKDRAGPPASPALVALLKVLLAAKSEEHHVAPKLLASSDDLDRLATGDDAEVPALHGWRRDVFGDAALALKAGRLALGVDGKRVKLIPAG; via the coding sequence ATGAGTCGCCGCCCCGCTGCCGCCGCCGAACCCACCCCCGTCCTGATCACCGAGACCGAGGCCCTGGCCGCGCTCTGCGCCCGCCTGCGCAGCGAGGCCTTCGTCACGGTCGACACCGAATTCATGCGCGAACGCACCTACTGGCCGGAACTCTGCCTGGTGCAGCTCGCCGGCGAGACCGAGGTCGCGGAAGTCGATGCCCTGGCGCCGGGCCTGGACCTGGCGCCGCTCGGCGAATTGCTGGCCGACCCCGCCGTGGTGAAGGTGTTCCACGCCGCCCGGCAGGATGTGGAGATCTTCCTGCTGAAATTCGGCGCCGTGCCGACGCCGCTGTTCGACACGCAGATCGCCGCCATGGTCGCGGGCTTCGGCGACCAGGTGTCGTATGACGGGCTGTGCCGGTCGCTGGCCGGCGTGCAGATCGACAAGGCGCACCGGTTCAGCGACTGGTCGGCACGACCGCTGTCGGCCGCGCAGCTCGCCTACGCCGCGGCCGATGTGACGCATTTGCGCAAGATCTACACCGCGCTCGATGCCAAGCTGCGGCGCGAGGGGCGCCTCGCCTGGGTGGCGGAGGAAATGGGCGCGCTGGCCGACCCGGCCACCTACCTCACCGACCCCGAGAGTGCCTGGGAACGCCTGCGCCCGCGCACCACGAACCGGCGCTTCCTGGGCGTGCTGCAGGCCGTGACCGCGTGGCGCGAACGCGAGGCGCAGCGCATCAACATCCCGCGCCAGCGCCTGGTGAAGGACGAGACGCTGCTCGAGATCGCGGCCACCACGCCGGAAACCGCGGCCGACCTGGCGCGCGCGCGCGGCATCTCGGAAGGCTTCGCCAAGGGGAGGTCCGGGATCGGGCTGCTCGCCGCAGTGAAGGCCGGGAAGGAACTGGCCGACGAGGCTCTGCCCGAGGCGCCGAAGGACCGCGCCGGGCCACCGGCCTCCCCCGCACTGGTCGCGCTGCTGAAGGTGCTGCTGGCGGCGAAGAGCGAGGAACACCACGTCGCGCCGAAACTGCTCGCCAGCAGCGACGACCTCGACCGCCTGGCCACCGGCGACGACGCCGAAGTGCCCGCCCTGCACGGCTGGCGCCGCGACGTGTTCGGCGACGCAGCCCTGGCCCTGAAGGCCGGACGCCTGGCGCTGGGCGTGGACGGGAAACGGGTCAAGCTGATCCCGGCGGGGTGA
- the aspS gene encoding aspartate--tRNA ligase yields MHAYRTHTCAALRASDAGKTVRISGWVHRKRDHGGVLFVDLRDHYGLTQCVVAAGSPLLPTLEETRPESVVTITGEVVLREAGTVNAKLPTGEIEIRVREVTIQSAAEQLPIQVAGEQEFPEDLRLRYRFLDLRRERQHRNIMLRAGVIASIRRRMIDQGFTEFQTPILTASSPEGARDFLVPARNHPGKFYALPQAPQQFKQLAMVAGFDRYFQIAPCFRDEASRADRSPGEFYQLDFEMSFVTQEDVFAAIEPVIAGVFEEFAGERKVYGAPFPRIAYDTAMLEYGSDKPDLRNPLKITDVTAHFAGSGFGLFAKIAASGGVVRAIPAPGAADKPRGFFDKLNDWARAEGAGGLGYIQFAADGAKGPIAKNLEADRVEAIRASCGLQPGDAVFFAAGKKDEAPKFSGKVRTRLGEELDLIAKDEFRFCWIVDFPMYELNEDTKQIDFSHNPFSMPQGGLEALNTMDPLDIKAFQYDIVCNGVELSSGAIRNHRPEIMIRAFEIAGYTAQDVEDRFGGMLNAFRYGAPPHGGSAPGIDRIVMLLADEPNIREVILFPLNQQGEDLMMQAPAPVPAARLKELHIKLDLPPAKGAAAPKTP; encoded by the coding sequence ATGCACGCCTATCGCACCCATACCTGCGCCGCGCTCCGCGCCTCCGATGCCGGCAAGACCGTGCGCATCTCGGGCTGGGTGCACCGCAAGCGCGACCATGGTGGGGTGCTGTTCGTCGACCTGCGCGACCATTACGGCCTCACGCAATGCGTGGTGGCGGCCGGGTCGCCCCTGCTGCCGACGCTGGAGGAAACCCGCCCCGAGAGCGTGGTGACCATCACCGGCGAGGTGGTGCTGCGCGAAGCCGGCACGGTGAACGCCAAGCTGCCCACCGGCGAGATCGAGATCCGCGTGCGCGAGGTGACGATCCAGTCCGCCGCCGAACAGCTGCCCATCCAGGTGGCGGGCGAGCAGGAATTCCCCGAGGACCTGCGCCTGCGCTACCGCTTCCTGGACCTGCGGCGCGAACGCCAGCACCGCAACATCATGCTGCGCGCCGGCGTCATCGCCTCGATCCGCCGCCGCATGATCGACCAGGGCTTCACCGAGTTCCAGACGCCGATCCTGACGGCATCCAGCCCCGAGGGCGCGCGCGACTTCCTGGTGCCGGCGCGCAACCATCCCGGCAAGTTCTACGCGCTGCCGCAGGCGCCGCAGCAGTTCAAGCAGTTGGCTATGGTCGCGGGCTTCGACCGCTACTTCCAGATCGCCCCCTGCTTCCGCGACGAGGCCTCGCGCGCCGACCGCAGCCCGGGCGAGTTCTACCAGCTCGACTTCGAGATGAGCTTCGTCACGCAGGAAGACGTGTTTGCCGCGATCGAACCCGTGATCGCCGGCGTCTTCGAGGAATTCGCCGGCGAGCGGAAGGTCTACGGCGCGCCCTTCCCGCGCATCGCCTACGACACCGCGATGCTGGAATACGGGTCGGACAAGCCGGACCTGCGCAACCCGCTGAAGATCACGGACGTGACGGCGCACTTCGCCGGGTCGGGCTTCGGGCTGTTCGCCAAGATCGCGGCTTCGGGCGGGGTCGTGCGCGCGATTCCCGCGCCGGGTGCGGCCGACAAGCCGCGCGGCTTCTTCGACAAGCTGAACGACTGGGCGCGGGCCGAGGGCGCCGGCGGCCTCGGCTACATCCAGTTTGCCGCTGATGGCGCGAAGGGCCCGATCGCCAAGAACCTGGAAGCCGACCGCGTCGAGGCCATCCGCGCGTCCTGCGGCCTGCAGCCCGGCGATGCGGTCTTCTTCGCCGCCGGCAAGAAGGACGAGGCGCCGAAGTTCAGCGGCAAGGTCCGCACCCGCCTCGGCGAGGAGCTGGACCTGATCGCGAAGGACGAATTCCGCTTCTGCTGGATCGTCGATTTCCCGATGTACGAGCTGAACGAGGACACCAAGCAGATCGACTTCAGCCACAACCCCTTCAGTATGCCGCAGGGCGGGCTCGAGGCGTTGAACACGATGGACCCCTTGGACATCAAGGCGTTCCAGTACGACATCGTGTGCAACGGCGTGGAGCTGTCGAGCGGCGCCATCCGCAACCACCGCCCCGAGATCATGATCCGCGCCTTCGAGATCGCCGGCTACACCGCCCAGGATGTCGAGGACCGCTTCGGCGGCATGCTCAACGCGTTCCGCTACGGCGCGCCCCCGCATGGTGGCTCGGCACCTGGCATCGACCGCATCGTCATGCTGCTGGCCGATGAGCCCAACATTCGCGAGGTCATCCTGTTCCCGCTGAACCAGCAGGGCGAGGATCTGATGATGCAGGCGCCGGCACCCGTGCCCGCCGCGCGGCTCAAGGAACTTCACATCAAGCTGGATCTTCCGCCCGCGAAGGGTGCGGCGGCGCCGAAGACTCCCTAA